TCAGCGGACTCGGCGTGGCCGCAGCCAACCTCGACGTCATCGGCAACAACATCGCCAACTCGGGCACCGTCGGCTTCAAGTCGGCCGCCGCCACCTTCCAGGACGTGTACGCCGGCTCGCGCGTCGGCTTGGGCGCATCGGTGTCGGGTGTGACGCAGAACTTCACGCAGGGCGTGACGCAGTCGAGCAGCCGCCCGCTGGACGTGGCCATCCTCAACGGCGACGGCTTCTTTCGCCTGAGCAGCCCCAGCGGCGAAGTCATGTACTCGCGCAACGGCCAGTTCACGCGCGACAAGGACGGCTACATCGTCAACGCATCGGGCCTGCGCCTCACCGGCTTCGGCGTGAACGCCAGCGGCGGCATCAGCGGCGGCACGCCGGCGGCCATCCAGATCCCGACCGCGGCCATGACGCCCAAGGCCACGAGCGGCATCAACGCCGAGTTCAACCTCGACGCGCGCCTCACCACGCCCACCAAGACGCCCTTCAACGCGGCCGACTCCGACACCTTCAATTACTCGAACGCCGTCGGCCCCATCTACGACTCGCTGGGCAACCCGCACGACGTGTCCGTGTACTTCGTGAAGAGCGCCACCCCCGCCAACACCTGGAGCGTGTACGGCACGTCCGACGGCGCGGCGCTCAACGCCGGTGCTGCGCTCACCACGCTGACCTTCGACTCCGCCGGCAAGATGACCGCGCCGGCCAACGGCCAGCTGAACATCGGCCCCATCACCTTCACCAACGGCGCCGCGGCGCTGAGCGCAACGGTCGACCTCTCGGGCACCACGCAGTTCGGCGCAGCCAATGCGATGAGCAAGCTCGCGCAGGACGGCTACCGCTCGGGCGAACTCACCTCGTTCTCGATCAACGCCGACGGCACCATCACCGGCAAGTTCTCCAACGAACAGACCAAGCTGCTGGGCCAGATCGTGCTGTCGTCGTTCGCCAACCCGAACGGCCTTGAGCCCAAGGGCGACAACGTGTGGGCCGAAACGCAGGCCTCGGGCAACGCGCTCACCGGCACCCCGGGCGAAGGCACCAAGCTCGGCGCGCTGCAGTC
This is a stretch of genomic DNA from Variovorax paradoxus. It encodes these proteins:
- the flgE gene encoding flagellar hook protein FlgE, translated to MAFSQGISGLGVAAANLDVIGNNIANSGTVGFKSAAATFQDVYAGSRVGLGASVSGVTQNFTQGVTQSSSRPLDVAILNGDGFFRLSSPSGEVMYSRNGQFTRDKDGYIVNASGLRLTGFGVNASGGISGGTPAAIQIPTAAMTPKATSGINAEFNLDARLTTPTKTPFNAADSDTFNYSNAVGPIYDSLGNPHDVSVYFVKSATPANTWSVYGTSDGAALNAGAALTTLTFDSAGKMTAPANGQLNIGPITFTNGAAALSATVDLSGTTQFGAANAMSKLAQDGYRSGELTSFSINADGTITGKFSNEQTKLLGQIVLSSFANPNGLEPKGDNVWAETQASGNALTGTPGEGTKLGALQSGALESSNVDLTSELVNLIVAQRNYQANAQTVKTQDQVMQTLMNIR